TGGTTTTCGGTCACGTGCTGGGCGGCGTGGCGCATCAACTCTTCGCGGGTCAGGTGCAGCAGCTTGGGTTCGGCCTTTTCCGCCTCCTTGCGCCAGGCTTCGAAGCTGGCGGCGTCCACCACTTCCGCCGGCACGCGCTCGCTGTAGAAGGCGTACAACGCTTCCTCGTCCACCAGCACGTCCTGGCGGCGCGCCTTGTGCTCCAGTTGCTCCACCTCGCGGATCAACTGCTGGTTGCGTTGGAAGAAGGGTGCGTTGCTGACGTATTCCATATTCACCAGCGCGCCGCGGATGAACAGTTCACGCGCCTCTTCCGGCGCGATGCGACCGTAGCTGACGGCGCGGCGCGGGATCAGCGTCAGGCCGTACAGCGTGACGCGCTCGCTGGCCACCACTTCGCCGCGGCTCTTTTCCCAGTGCGGTTCGAAGTAGTGGTACTTCACCAGGTGCGGCGCCAGCTTCTCCACCCACTCCGGCTCGATCTTGGCCACGCAGCGGGCGTAGAGGCGGGTGGTTTCCACCAGTTCGGCCGCCACCAGCCACTTGGGCTTGGCCTTTTTCAGGCCGGAGCCGGGGAAGACATGGAAGGCCACGCCGCGCGCGCCCTGGTAGTCGTCGCCTTCCTGGTTCTTCATGCCGATATTGCCGATCAGGCCGGTCACCAGCGCCTTGTGCAGGTTCTCGTAGGCGACGGCGTCCACTTGCTGGCGCTTCTTGGCCGACATCTGCGCGTCCGGCTGTTCGGCGTCGGCATGGGCCTGGTCGCGGGTGATCAGGCCCAGCTCGCTGGCGATCTCGGCCAACTGCGCGTGCAGCTCGCGCCACTCGCGCATCCGCATATACGACAGGAAGTGGTCGTGGCAGGCGTTGACCAGCTGGCGGTTGGATTTCTTGTGCTTGAGCGCGTCGGCGAAGAAGTCCCACAGATGCAGGAAGGACAGGAAGTCCGACTTCTCGTCGTTGAAGCGCGCTTGGGCTTTCTCCGCCGCGTCGCGCGCCTCGAACGGCCGCTCGCGCGGGTCTTGTATGCTCAAGGCCGCTGCGATGATCAGCACCTCGCGCGCGCAGTGGTAGTCGCGGCCGGCCAACAGCAGGCGGCCCACTTTCGGGTCCACCGGGATGCGCGCCAGCTCCTTGCCCACCGGGGTGAGCTCGCCCAGCTCATTGACTGCGCCCAGCTCGGTCAGCACCTGGTAGCCATCGGCCACCAGGCGGCTGGACGGCGCTTCCAGGAAGGGGAATTCGTCCACCTTGCCCAGCCGCAGCGCGGCCATGCGTAGGATGACCGCCGCCAAGTTGGAGCGGACGATTTCCGGATCGGTGAAGGCCGGGCGGGCGTTGAAGTCGTCCTCGGCGTACAGGCGCACGCAGATGCCGGACTCGACGCGGCCGCAACGGCCGGCGCGCTGGCGGGCGGCCGCCTGCGACACCTTCTCCACCTGCAATTGCTCCACCTTGGCGCGCGGGCTGTAGCGGTTGATGCGCGCCAGGCCGGTGTCGATCACGTATTTGATGCCGGGCACCGTCAGCGAGGTTTCCGCCACATTGGTGGCCAGCACGATGCGGCGGCCGCCGGACGGCTTGAAGATCTTCTGCTGGTCCTCGTTGGACAGCCGGGCGAACAGCGGCAGGATCTCGTAGCCGCGGATGCCGGACTTGCGCAGCTTCTCCGCCGTCTCGCGGATTTCGCGCTCGCCGGGCAGGAAGACCAGCATGTCGCCGGGGCCCTGGCGCGACAACTCGTCCGCCGCGTCGACGATGGCGTCCTCCATCTCCATCTCGCGCTCATCCTCATCGCGCTGCTTCAGCGGGCGGTAGCGCACTTCCACCGGGTAGGTGCGGCCGGACACCTCGATCACCGGCGCGCCGTCGAAGTGCTTGGAGAAGCGGTCGGCGTCGATGGTGGCGGAGGTGATGATGATCTTCAGGTCCGGCCGGCGCGGCAGCAGCTGCTTCAGGTAGCCCAGCAGGAAGTCGATGTTCAGGCTGCGCTCGTGCGCCTCGTCGATGATGATGGTGTCGTACGCTTCCAGGTAACGGTCGGTCTGAGTCTCCGCCAGCATGATGCCGTCGGTCATAAGCTTGATCACCGATTTTTCCGACAGCTTGTCGGTGAAGCGCACCTTGAAGCCGACATGCTCGCCCAATTGAGAACCCAGCTCTTGCGCAATCCGCGTCGCCACCGAGCGCGCGGCCAGCCGGCGCGGCTGGGTGTGGCCGATCAGGCCGAACACGCCGCGGCCCAGCTCCAGGCAGATCTTGGGCAGCTGGGTGGTTTTGCCGGAGCCGGTCTCGCCGCAGATGATCACCACCTGGTGCTTGTCTATCGCCGTTTTGATGTCGGCCAGCTTCTGGTTGACCGGCAGCGCGTCGTCGAACTGGGGCTTGGGCAAGTGCGCGCGTCGCGCGTCGGCGCGGCTGCGCGAGCGTTCCACCTGGCCGGCGATGTCAGCCAGCAGCTTGTCGGCGGGCTGGTTCTTCTTCAGCCGGTCGGCGGCGTCGGCGAGCTTGCGGCGCAGGAGGTGGCGGTCGCGGATCAGGCAGGAGGACAGGGCGGATTTCAGGTCGGCGAGGATGGCGGCAGGTGTCATCGGCTAAAGAACGGAGGATTGCGTAAGCCGCGGATTATAACAGAGCGGACCTCAAACGCCGGGGCGCTTATTTCGGCAGCGGGGCGTCCAGCGCCTCCCGCAGCCGCCGCGCCAGCGCGGGCGCCTGCTCGGCCGGCACATTGGCGAAGCCCAGCAGCAGCGCCGGAGGATGGCCGCACTCCAGGCTGAAGGCGGACAGCGGCTGGCCCGCCAATCCGCAGGCGCTCAGGCGCGCCGCCGCCGCGCGGTCGTCTTCGCCGTCGGGCAGCCAGGCGGTCAGTTGCAGGCCGACCGCCTGGCCGTCCAGCCGCAGCCGCGCGCCGCATTCGGCTTGCAAGGCGGCGGCCAGCGCGGCGCGGCGCTGGGCGTAGAGCGCGCGCATCCGCTTGATGTGGCGAGCGAAGTGGCCCTGATCCAGGAAGTCGGCGGTTGTCGCCTGATCCAGGATGGACGGCGCGGGGGAGAGCAAATTGCAGGCTTCGGCGAAACGCGCCGCCACGTCGGGCGGCGCCACCAGATAGCCCAGGCGCAGCCCGGGAAACAGGGTTTTGCTGAAGCTGCCGATGTAGAGCGCCCGGCCGGAGCGGTCCAGGCTGCTGAGCGCGGGAAGCGGCGGGCCGTCGTAGCGGAATTCGCCGTCGTAGTCGTCTTCGACGATCCAGGCCTGCCGCCGCGCGGCCCAGTCCAGCAGTTCCAGCCGGCGCGGCAGCGATAGCGTGACCCCCAGCGGCGAATGGTGGGAGGGCGTGCAGTAGGCCATTCGCGCGTCGGGTTCGCGTCGGATGGCCTCATCCACGCGCAATCCATCCTGATCCACAGGCGCAGGCGCAAGCCTGGCGCCGGCCAGCCGCAGCGCGCCGCTGGCGCGGAAGTAGCCGGGGTCTTCCATCCAGACCGGGTCGCCGGGCCGCAGCAGCACGCGGGCTGCAAGGCCCAGCGCGCTCTGGAAGCCGCTGGTGATGAACACCTGGCTGGCGGTGCAATGGATGCCGCGGAACAAGGCCAGATGGCGGACGATGGCCTCGCGCAGCGGCGGATAGCCGGCCGGGTCCGGGTAGTTCAGCCCCGCCAGAGACAAGGCCCGGGCGCGGCGGCCGGCCAGCCGCGCCCACAGCTTGCGGGGGAAGGCGTCCAGCGCGGGCAGGCCAAGCTGGAAGGGCCTCGGCGGCGCGGGCTCGCTCGAATCCGTCGGGTTTGGCTTCGGAGCCGTTGCCGCGGGCGGCGGCGGGGCGGGGCGGCGCATCTCCAGCAAGGGATGGACCACGGTGCCGGCGGCGGCGCGGCTGAGCAGAAAACCTTCCGCCAGCAATTGGCCGTAGGCCTGGTCGACGGTGCCGCGCGAGATGCCTAGGGCGGCGGCCAGCACCCGCGTGGCCGGCAGGCGGGCACCCGGCGGCAGTTGGCCGGCCAGGATGGCCTCGCGGATGCGCAGATAGAGCTGGCGATGCAGCGGCGACGCGTGGCCGCGCAGCAATTCGAACTGGAAGGTGGCAGGAATCATGGCCTATGGGTTTTGACGGGTTTTGGCACTCACCATTGTGCCATGACGACAGTATCTTGTCGGGAAGCCAACATGCCGACCGACAAGGAATGACAATGAATCATCAAGACGCCGCATCCCGCGCCCGGGCGTTCCGCCGCCTGCATCAAGGCCAGCGGCCGCTGCTGCTGCCCAATGTCTGGGACGCCTTGAGCGCCCGCGTGTTCGAACAGGCCGGCTTTTCCGCCTTGGCCACCAGCAGCGCGGCGGTGGCGTGGTCGCTAGGCTATCGAGACGGCGGCGAACTGCCGCGCGAGGAGTTGCTGGCCGCCGTCGCCCGCATCGCCAGGGTGCTGAAGGCGCCGCTGAGCGTGGACCTCGAAGACGGTTTCGGCGATACGCCGGACAAGGTGGCGGAGACTGTCACGGCAGTGATCCGCGCCGGCGCGGCCGGCATTAATTTGGAGGATGGCCGCTGCGACGCCGCAGGCCGCTTCTCCCTGCGCGGCGCGGACGAGATGCGCGAACGCCTGCAGGCCGCCCGCGCCGCGGCGGACGCGCTGGACGTCCCCATCTTCATCAATGCCCGCAGCGATCTGTTCCTGCATGGCGAAGGCCCGGCTGACGCCCGTTTCGACGAGACGCTGGCGCGGGCGCGGCTGTATCTGGACAGCGGGGCCGACGGCGTCTTCCCCATCGGGCTGTCCGATCCCGCACTGCTGGCGAAGCTGTGCGCGGCGGTGCCGGCGCCGGTGAACGCTGCCGCGATGCCGGGCCTGCCCGGTCTGGCCGAGCTGTCGGCGTTGGGCGTGGCGCGGGTCAGCACCGCCATCGGCCCGGCGCTGGCAGCGATGCAGACGTTGCAGCAAGTCGCGCAAGCGCTGCGCGACGCGGGCGACCTGTCGGTCTTGAGCGCTCCGCTTTCCTATGCCGACGCCCAGGCGCTGTTCGCGCCGCGCGGCTGAGCCGAATCCTTTCAAGAATCTCATTAGGAGCATTGAATATGTCCCGTTTCATCGACTACCCGACGCTCGCGCCGCAAGGCTACCAGGCGCAAATGGCGCTGGAGCGCTACATCCGCGGCAGCGGCCTCGATCACGCGCTGCTGGAACTGGTGAAGACCCGCGTGTCGCAGCTGAACGGCTGCGCCTTCTGCATCGACATGCACACCAAGGACGCGCGCGCCGCCGGCGAAACCGAGCAGCGCTTGTACCTGCTTTCGGCCTGGCGCGAGGCGTCGTGCTACACCGAGCGCGAGCGCGCCGCGCTGGCCTGGGCCGAAGCGCTGACGCGGGTGGCATCGGGTCATCCGGAAGAGGCGCTGCGGACTGAGCTGGCGCGGCATTTCGACGACAAGGAAGCCGTCGATCTGACCTGGGCCATCGTCGCGATCAACGGCTGGAACCGCGTGTCCATCGGCTGCAACACGCCAGCGGGAGGGTATCAGCCGGGCCAATACGCGCTCTGAAGCCCGGCTGGCCGGAGTAAAGAGGCCTGCGCCATCGGCGGCGCAGGCCATTTCCGCGTCAGAACGCGTAGCTCAAGCCCACGCCCGCGCTGAGCCGGAACCGAGTGCCGCCCAGGTCGTGGTCCAGTTTCTGCCGCGCCGCGGCCAGGTCTGCCGCGGCGATGCCGCCGGCCGGATTCAGCGTGGCTTTGCCGCCGAAACGCAGTTGCGCCCCCAGATCGGCGGTGACGCGCCAGCGGGACGCTTCCGGCAGCGTGAAATCCCAGCCCGCGCCCAGATACGCGCCCAATTGCCGGTACTCTACCTTGCCGTTCAACGGACCCGCGGCCGATGCGGCGTAGGTGTTGCCGTTGAGAGTGTAGTTGCCCGCGCCGTCGGCCGAAAACGCCAAGTCGTCCCGGGGCTTGCCGGACAGCAGCAGCCCGCCGGTCAGGCGGAAGCCGCTGCCGCGCGCCGGACGCCAGTCCAGGCTCGCGGCCAGCCCGGGGTTGGCCTGTGATTTCAGCTGGTAGGGCGAGCCATCCAGGCTCTTGTCCTGCCGGTAGCGGAAGGTGTCGGCGATGCCGACGCGCAGGTCCAGAGCGTCGTTCAGCGCGTAGCCGACGCCCAGCTCGGCGCCGGTGCCTATCTTGCCGTAGCCGAAACTGTCCGCGGCGCGGGCGGCGGGAAGATGCAGCGACAGCAGGGCCAAGGCGGCCAGGGCGGAATGCCGTTTCATTTTGTCGTCCTTTCTCGGGTGGATGGCCGTGGGGCCGGATGCCGCATTGTCGGCGGGCCGGGGCGGCGCGCGCATGTGCCGGAAGATAGAGGCCGCGGACATGACTAACGGCACTGTCGGGCCGATCGGCGTGGCGGCATGCTTGGCCGGGTGAAGAAGGGAGGCCCGCATGCAGGATGGCTTGAGATGGGCGGCGCGCCCGCTGGCGCGCGCCGGCTGGGAAATAGGGAGGAATGCCGGCGGCATCGAGCCGGCCTTGTGCTACGCTGTCGGCTGCTGCGCGGTTCTGGCCGCGCTGGTTCCTTTCATGCGCCGGAATGCCGATTCGATGTCCGTCTTGCTCAATGCCGCCGCGCTCCGTCCCGGCCTGTTTCGCCGCGCCCTGCTGCTGGCTTGCTTGTTGATGTTGGCGGCCGGCGCGATCGACCTCGCGCAAGCGCCCGCGCCGCTGTTGAACGCCCAGGCCGATTCCTGGCTATGGCCGGCGCGGCTGGCGCGCGCCTTCTCAGGCAGTCTGACCTTGCCGGACGCGGCGGCGCTGGTGCTCGCGGGGTTGATCGCGCTGTTCATGCTGGCGCTTTGGCGCTGCCTGCGCGACGGGGGGCCGCCGGCGCGCTTGTGGCCGTGGCTGGCGGCGCAGATGCTGATCGCCGCGGCGCTGGAAACGTGGACCGAGCCCGGCCTCGGCTACCTGGTGGCGGCGGAGCTGGCTTTTCTGCTGCCGTGGCGCGCGGCGGCGGCGGGGGCCTTGCTGCAGGCCGCGCTGATCGATGCGGCGCTGCTGCCTTATCTGGCGCGGGTGGGAGACGGCCATCCGGCCTGCAATCTGCCCGGGGCCTTGCCGCCGCCGTTCTGGTCCATGGCGGCGCTGGATTGGCTGCAAGGGCTGGTGTTCCAGGCCTTCGCCTTTTGCGTCGGCTACGGCTGGGCCGAGGCGAGGCGCGGCAGTCGGCGGCAGGAAGCCGCCAACGCCGAGCTGCAGGCCACCCAGCTGTTGCTGACCGAGGCGGTGCGCGGCGCCGAGCGCGCCCGGATCGCCGATGGCCTGAGGCTGCTGGCGGCGGATCAGCTGGCGGGCTTGCAGCTGCAATTGCGCCTGGTCCGGGCGAAGCCGGGAGACGCGGCGGACGGCGACATCGAGGCCGCCAGCGAAGCGGCGCGGCTGCTGGACGAGGAGTTGCGCGCCGCCGGCCGGCCGGAAGCGGCCGGCCCGTTCGACTTGCCCGGCGCGCTGGCCACGCTGTGCCGCGGCATTCCGTCGCCGGCGGTCAGGCTGGACATCGCCGACGGGCTGCTCCTGGACGAGCCGGCGCTGGCCCATGCGGTTTTCCGTTGCGTGCAGGAGGCCTTGAGCAATGCCTTGCGCCATTCCGGCGCGGCGCGCGCCGCAGTGAGGCTGGAGCCGGCGCGCGGCGGCGTAGCGGTCACGGTCAGCGACAACGGCCGCGGGCTGGACGCCGCTGCGGCGGAACGGAGCGGCCATGGCCTGGCCGGCATGCGCGAGCGGGTGGAGGCAAGGGGCGGCACGCTGGACATCCTGTCGCCGCAGGCGGGCGGCTGCTGCCTGCGCGTCTGGCTGCCGCTGGCGGGAGGCGAGCGATGAGAGGGGACGCGCCGCCATCGCCGCTGGCATGGTTTCGAGCGGTCGCGCTGCTGTCCTGCCTGGCGCTGTGGCTGCGGCAAGCGCTGCCGCTGGCATGGCTGGGCCAGGGGGGCCTGTCCCATCTGCGCCAGCGCTTGCTGTTGCTGCTGGGGCCGACGGCGGAGCTGTGGCTGGCGCAGGCGGCCTACGGGCTGGGCTTCGCCGGGTTCGGCTGGATGTTGTGGCGCTGCGCCGCCGCGGGCGGGAAAGCGCCGCTGCCGGCGGCGAGGGCCGCCTTGCTGGCGGGCCAGGTCGCGCTGGCGCTGCTGATCGACGACAAGCTGTTGTACTTGACGGCGGCGGAGCTGGCGCTGCTGCTGCCCTGGCGGGCAGCCTGGACGGCGCTGGGCGCGCAACTGGCCTTGATGGCGCTGGCTTGCGCGTGGCAGGCGCAGCGCCTGGACGGGCGCGAGTTGACCTGCAATGTCAGCGGCTCCGAGGTTCAGGCGCCGACGCTGCAGCGGCAGCGGGGGCAGTTGTGGCTGGACGCGGCGCTGGGGGGCGGCTTTCAGTTGCTGACGTTCGGCGTGGGCTGCCTGGGCGCGGCCGAGCGGCGGCGGCGTGAGCGGCTGGAGGCCACCCACGCCAGCCTGCTGGCCGCGCGGCAATTGCTGGCCGGCGCCGCGGGCAATGGCGAACGCTTGCGCGTGGCGCGCGAGCTGCACGACGGCATGGGGCATCACCTTTCCGCTCTGAATCTGCAACTGGAGCTGATGCTGAGGCGCGGCGCGGGCGAGGCGGCGCCTCCGCTGCGGGAAGCGCGGCAGGCGGCGCGGCAACTGCTGGCCGAGGTGAGGTCCATGGTCGGCGCGGAGCGCAGCGGCCGGGCCGCGCCCTTGCAGGCCGCGCTGCGCCGCCTGTGCGAGGGGAGGCGGATAGCGGCCGACATCGCGCCGCTGGCGGCGTCGGACGAGCTGGCCTGGCGGGTGTTCGCGGCGGCGAGGGACGGATTGGACGCGCTGGGCGATCGCCCGGGCAGGCTGAGCCTGTTCGTCACGGAAGACGGCGGCGCGGCGCTGAGCCTGGGCCGTCTGGATGGAAAGGACGAGGGATGGACCAAGGTATTCCGGGAGGCCGGAGCGTGATCCGCGTCGGCGTGGTGGACGATCAGGCTCTGGTTCGCAGCGGCGTTCGCGGTCTGCTGGAATTGACCAGCGACATCCAGGTGATGCTGGAAGCCGCCGACGGCGCCGAGGCGCTGGAGCGGCTGACGGTGGCTCGGCCCGATGTGCTGTTGCTGGATGTGAGGATGCCCGGCATGTCGGGCATAGATGTGCTGCGCGCGTTGAACGGCAGGGAATGCCTGCCGCCCACCATCCTGTTGACCACCTTCGACGACGACGAGGCGCTGCTGGCCGGCATGCGCGCCGGCGCGCGTGGCTTTCTGTTGAAGGATATCTCGCTGGAGCGGCTGGCGGAGGCGATACGCCGGGTGGCGGCGGGGGAGACGCTGTTTCGTCCGGCGCTGACCGAGCGGGTGCTGGAGGGCGTGCGCGGCGGCGCGGCCGATTTCCCGGCGCTGGACTTGCCGGAGCGGCTGACCGGCAGAGAGCTCGAAGTGCTGGCGCTGATGGCCGGCGGCTTCAACAACCGCGAGATCGCCGACGCGCTGGGGCCGAGCGAGGGCACGATCAAAAATCACGTCTCCAGCATCCTGTCCAAGCTCGGCGTGCGCGACCGGGTGCGCGCGGTGCTGCGCGGGCTGGAGCTCGGTTGCATCTGAGCTCCCGTCCGGTTTCAGGCCCAGTGAGGCTCGCGCCTGTCCGCAGCATCTGTGAGCCGGCTGGAATGCTGCGGCTGGCTGACAGCCTGGTGCAGCTTGTCCATTTGCGCGTCCAGCCGGCGGATGGCTTCGGCGATGTTGCCGGTTTCGCCTGACAGGCTGCGCGTCGCCTCGCCGACGGCGACGATGTCGCCGGCGAACTGGGCGAAGCCCTGATTCTGGCTGGCCTCGGCTTGCGACACTTGCTGCAGCAGGCCGGCCAGTTCGCCGGCGCCGTCTATGATGCCGGACAGCTGGCGCTGAGCTTCCCGGGCATGCTCGCGGCCGGCGCGCATCTGCTGGTTGCCGTCGCGCATCGCCACCAGCGCCTCGTTGGTGCCGTCGACAATTACCCGGATCTTGCCTTCGATGTCCTGGGTGGCGTTCTGGGTGCGTTCGGCCAGTTTTCTCACCTCATCGGCCACCACCGCGAAGCCGCGGCCGGTTTCGCCGGCGCGGGCCGCTTCGATGGCGGCGTTCAGCGCCAGCAGGTTGGTCTGGTCGGCGATGTCGCGGATCATCTGCACGATGCCGCTGACCTCGGCGCTGCGCTGGCCCAGCGCTTCCAGCTTGCCGGCGGCGTGGCCTATCACTTCGCCGGCGCGGCCCAGCTGCGACACCGCCTGGTCCATCGCCTTGCCGCCTTCGCGCGCGGCCTCGCCCGAGTCCTGCGCCAGCTGGGTGGCGGAGGTGGATTGCTCGGCGTTTTGGCTGGTGACCACCGCCATCTGTTGGGCGATCACCACCATGTCGTCTGCTCGGCCGCGCTGGTCGGCCATGGTTTTGGCCATGCTGCCGGTGCTGGAGGCGATCTGGCGGCTGGCGCCGGAGGCGTCGCGGATCGAATGGCTGATTTGCTCCATCATCCGCGCCAGCGCCTCGCCGGCTTGCTCGGCTTCCCGGCGCGCGCCTTCCAGCTTCTCGAAGCTCTTGCTCTTGGCCTTGTCGAAGGCCAGCGCCAAGACCAGCACCACCAGCGACAGGCCGGCCAGCGACTTGGCCTGCAGCTTGGGCAGCTCTTCGCGGGGCAGCGGGCTCTTGGGCAGGGCATCGATGCCGGACAGCCACATCACGACGCCGACGGCGGCCAGCGACATCGCCAGCCAGAACATGCCGGAGCGGCGGGTGGCGATGAATACGGCGGTGAACGGGATGGCGGCGAACCACATCAGGCTGGTGGAAAGGATGCCGCCGTTGACGCACACCATCCAGCACACCATCGCGTACATGCAGCTGGTGATGAATTCGGCGGTGAAGCGCACCGCGCCGCTCAGCTTCAGCAGAAAGGGGCCGAACAGCAGGCCCAGTCCGCCCAGCGCGATGCCCTCGGCCATAGGGTAGTGGCCCAGCATCAGGTATTCGGCGGCGAACAAGGGCGCCATCAGGCCGGCCAGCAGGCCGACCCCTACCACAGTGCGCGCCCGTATCGTTTGTTCCGGGATTTGCCGGACGCCGTCCGGGATGAACCATTCGGTGATGGCCTGTATCGACATGGATTCCCCTCCAAGATTGTTCCGTTTGCTGAGCACGCTGATTTGTAATGGTTTTCTCGAGGCCGCGCGCCGTGCAGAACTTTAAAACAAATGTTTGATTGGAGGCAATATGCCGATGGGGTTGAGGCTAGCCGGCAACCAGCAGCGGCACGCCGCTGGCTGCCAAATGGGCGCGCCTGGCGGGATCAGCGTCCGGCTCCACGATCAGGGTGCCGATGTCGGACAGCGGCGCGACGATGAAGGGAGACGCGGTTTCCAGCTTTTCATTGGTGACCGCCAGCACGGTATGGCCGCATTGCTCCACCAGCTGGCGCTTGAACGAGGCTTCATCGGCCAGCACCGTGCCCACGCCCAGTTCACAGTCCACCGAGCAGGTGCCGAGAAAACAGATGTCCGGCCGCATGGTGTCCAGCATCCGGGTGGCGACGGTGCCCAGCGCGTCGCCGCTCTGGTGGTTGAGGCTGCCGCCCAGCACCAGCACTGACAGCTGCTTCTGGCCGAACAGCGCGGCGGCGATGGGGATGGAATTGGTGGCCACCGTCAGCGCCAGTTGTTCCGGCAAGGCGCGCGCGATTTCCAGATTGGTGGTGCCGCCGTCCAGGAACACGAATTGGCCGGGCCTGAGCAAGCGCACCGCGGCGGCGGCCAGCCTGGCCTTGCGCTCGGTGTTTTCGTGGCGGCGCTGCTGAAAGCCGTGGCGGTTGGGCGTCAGCGCGATGGCGCCGCCGTAGACGCGCTGGCAGGCGCCGTCCGCGGCCAGCTCGCGCAGGTCGCGGCGTATCGAGTCCTCGGATACGCCCAGGGTGGCGGCCAGCTCGCCGGCATAGACCCGGCCGTGCAGCCGCAGTTGCTGGCGTATGTATTGATGCCGGTCGGAGGGCTGGCTGGCGCCGCTGCGTTCTTTGCTCATGATGCGGATGGGAAAATAGTGTGCCGGAAGTCTTGCACGATCTGGCGCGTCAGGTCAAAAATCAGGCATGTTTTTCACTTATTCTTGCATGATTGTTTGCCTGTTTGTGCATGATCGTGCAAAATCAGGATAATGCACACATGGAGGTTCTGCTATGCGATTCATCGTTTCCGATCTGGACGGCACCTTGCTGGACAAGAACGCGCAATTGGCCGGCGAGACGCGCGAGGCGTTGCGGGAAGCGCTGCGCCGCGGCATGGGCATCGCCATCGCCACCGGTCGGCATGAGCGCCAGGTGCGGAAACTATGGCCGGAAGACCTGCCGCCGGTGCCGGTGATCAGCGCCAACGGGGCTCGCATCCACCTGGCGGATGGTTCGCTGCTGCATCAAAGCCGGCTGGCGCAGCCGCTGCTGGCCAGGCTGCTGCGGCCGGAACTGATCCGGGAAACCGAGCTGGGCGTCTACCGCGACGACTGCATCATGGCCTACCACAGCAAGCGCGAGTTCAGCCATTACACCGGCGAGGTCACGGAAATCGAGGATCTGGCGGGTTTTCAGGCCGACGACGTGTCCAAGGTGATCTTCTGCGGCACGCCGGAGCAACTGAAGGAAGTGGAGGCGGACATCGCGCGCGAGCTGGGCGACGAGGTGTCCATGACCTATTCCCACATCTGCTATCTGGAAGTGATGGCGCCGGGCGTGCACAAGGGCAGCGCGCTAGCCTTGCTGCTGGCGCATCTGGGCGTCGAGGCGCGGGAGTGCGCGGCCTTCGGCGACAATCTGAACGATGCCGAGATGCTGGCCTTGGCCGGCCTGCCGCACGTGATGGCCAACGCGCATCCGGAATTGAAGCGCCGCCTGCCGGACGCGCCGGTGATAGGTGATCATGACCAGGCAGGGGTGGCGAGGCAGCTGGCGCGGCTGCTGCAACGGGAAAACAGTTTGGCTTGATTGGACGCAAGCCATGAAAAACGGCCCGGAAGGGCCGTTTTTCATGGGGCGTGACGCCGCTTACCTGGCGGGAGTCTGCTCCGCCTGCAAGGCGGTCAGGGCGATGGTGTAGACGATGTCGTCCACCAGCGCGCCGCGCGACAGATCGTTGACCGGCTTGCGCAGGCCTTGCAGCATCGGGCCAACCGACACCACGTTGGCGGAGCGCTGCACCGCCTTGTAGGTGGTGTTGCCGGTGTTCAGGTCCGGGAACACGAACACGGTGGCGCGGCCGGCGACCTGGCTGTCCGGGGCCTTCTGGCGGCCGACGGATTCCACCGAGGCGGCGTCGTACTGCATCGGGCCGTCGATCAGCAGGTCCGGGCGCTTTTCCTGGGCGATGCGGGTGGCTTCGCGCACCTTCTCCACGTCGCTGCCGCTGCCGGAAGATCCGGTGGAGTAGGAAATCATCGCCACGCGCGGGGTGATGCCGAAGGCGACGGCGGAGTCGGCGGACTGGATGGCGATGTCGGCCAGCTGTTCCGCGGTCGGGTCAGGATTCACCGCGCAGTCGCCGTACACGTACACCTGTTCCGGCATCAGCATGAAGAACACCGAGGACACGATGCTGGAGCCCGGCGCGGTCTTGATCAGCTGCAGCGCCGGACGGATGGTGTTGGCGGTGGTGTGCACGGCGCCGGAAACCAGGCCGTCCACTTCGTTCATCGCCAGCATCATGGTGCCCAGCACCACGGTGTCTTCCAGCTGCGCCAGCGCCATCGGTTCGTTCAGGCCCTTGCCCTTGCGCAGCTCGACCATCGGCGCCACGTATTGGCCGCGGATTTCGTTCGGATCCAGAATCTCGACCGATTCCGGCAGCGTCACGCCTTGGGCTTCGGCCACTTGCAGGATTTCGGCGCGGTTGCCCAGCAGCACGCAGCGGGCGATGCCTTTT
This genomic window from Chromobacterium phragmitis contains:
- a CDS encoding Cof-type HAD-IIB family hydrolase, with protein sequence MRFIVSDLDGTLLDKNAQLAGETREALREALRRGMGIAIATGRHERQVRKLWPEDLPPVPVISANGARIHLADGSLLHQSRLAQPLLARLLRPELIRETELGVYRDDCIMAYHSKREFSHYTGEVTEIEDLAGFQADDVSKVIFCGTPEQLKEVEADIARELGDEVSMTYSHICYLEVMAPGVHKGSALALLLAHLGVEARECAAFGDNLNDAEMLALAGLPHVMANAHPELKRRLPDAPVIGDHDQAGVARQLARLLQRENSLA
- a CDS encoding DeoR/GlpR family DNA-binding transcription regulator, giving the protein MSKERSGASQPSDRHQYIRQQLRLHGRVYAGELAATLGVSEDSIRRDLRELAADGACQRVYGGAIALTPNRHGFQQRRHENTERKARLAAAAVRLLRPGQFVFLDGGTTNLEIARALPEQLALTVATNSIPIAAALFGQKQLSVLVLGGSLNHQSGDALGTVATRMLDTMRPDICFLGTCSVDCELGVGTVLADEASFKRQLVEQCGHTVLAVTNEKLETASPFIVAPLSDIGTLIVEPDADPARRAHLAASGVPLLVAG
- a CDS encoding methyl-accepting chemotaxis protein, with product MSIQAITEWFIPDGVRQIPEQTIRARTVVGVGLLAGLMAPLFAAEYLMLGHYPMAEGIALGGLGLLFGPFLLKLSGAVRFTAEFITSCMYAMVCWMVCVNGGILSTSLMWFAAIPFTAVFIATRRSGMFWLAMSLAAVGVVMWLSGIDALPKSPLPREELPKLQAKSLAGLSLVVLVLALAFDKAKSKSFEKLEGARREAEQAGEALARMMEQISHSIRDASGASRQIASSTGSMAKTMADQRGRADDMVVIAQQMAVVTSQNAEQSTSATQLAQDSGEAAREGGKAMDQAVSQLGRAGEVIGHAAGKLEALGQRSAEVSGIVQMIRDIADQTNLLALNAAIEAARAGETGRGFAVVADEVRKLAERTQNATQDIEGKIRVIVDGTNEALVAMRDGNQQMRAGREHAREAQRQLSGIIDGAGELAGLLQQVSQAEASQNQGFAQFAGDIVAVGEATRSLSGETGNIAEAIRRLDAQMDKLHQAVSQPQHSSRLTDAADRREPHWA